A stretch of DNA from Paenibacillus albus:
AATGCCGGGATGGTCAAACCGGATACAGCTCGTCTGAAACGAAGAATTCTCAGACACTGGCAGCTTTATCTCATTGTGCTGCTGCCGACGATCTTCTTAATCACGTTTAACTATGTACCAATGCTCGGTGTCCAAATCGCTTTTAAAGAATTTAGTCCCGTCAAAGGCATCTGGGGAAGCCCGTGGGTTGGCGGCAAGCAGTTCAACATGTTCTTCACTTCTCCATTCTTCTGGCCGGTCATTCGCAATACGCTGCTCCTTAGCGTCTATGCCTTGCTCATTGGGACGCCGGCTGCTATTCTTCTGGCTCTCGCTATGAATGAAGTGCCTAGCCAGCGGTTCAAGAAGGTCGTGCAAATGACGACCTACGCGCCTTATTTTATCTCCACGGTTGTCCTCGTCGGTATTATCAACATCGTCCTCTCACCTAGCACCGGTATTTACGGGCAATTCGCACATCTTTTCGGGATTGATCAGGCTTATGATATTTTGGGCCAACCGAAGGCTTTCTCTTCCTTGTATGTT
This window harbors:
- a CDS encoding ABC transporter permease; protein product: MVKPDTARLKRRILRHWQLYLIVLLPTIFLITFNYVPMLGVQIAFKEFSPVKGIWGSPWVGGKQFNMFFTSPFFWPVIRNTLLLSVYALLIGTPAAILLALAMNEVPSQRFKKVVQMTTYAPYFISTVVLVGIINIVLSPSTGIYGQFAHLFGIDQAYDILGQPKAFSSLYVWSGVWQETGYGAVIYLASLANINPELHEASKIDGASRLERIIHIDLPAIRPTIIVLLILSVGGLLSVGFEKVFLLQNMINLETSEVISTYVYKIGLVNTNFSFAVAVGLFNSIVGFILIFSTNLLARRYSDSSLF